A window from Leptospira meyeri encodes these proteins:
- a CDS encoding amidohydrolase family protein, producing MEEGEGIKSSNKPDIRLSSPFSWRGDSFPPILDSENPDHKIRIRDLGIPYIFDIHTHFFPETVMKLIWRWFDNVNWAIGYRLPERERVERLHHNGIERFTTLNYAHKAGMASPLNDWTYANYKKWKGAVPFGTFYPEEGVLTYVKKAVEEYEFCGFKLHCEVSKLNLNTPELADTFLYLQEKQIPILIHTGTAPLPGEFTGIQFFKPFLQTYPKLRIIVAHMGAHEISAYASLLESFPNLGLDTTMVFVDFLATGRKEDVDAAVFYLEKYQNQIYFGSDFPNIPYNLNHPITRFLDLPISDRAKQKILQQNAENLFFK from the coding sequence ATGGAAGAAGGGGAAGGTATCAAGTCTTCCAACAAACCAGACATTCGCCTCTCTTCTCCATTTTCTTGGAGAGGAGATTCATTTCCTCCCATTTTAGATTCCGAAAACCCTGACCACAAAATACGCATTCGTGATTTAGGAATTCCTTATATTTTCGATATCCACACTCATTTTTTTCCAGAAACGGTAATGAAACTGATTTGGCGTTGGTTTGATAACGTGAACTGGGCGATCGGATACCGGTTACCAGAAAGGGAAAGAGTGGAACGACTTCACCACAATGGGATCGAACGGTTTACTACTTTAAATTATGCTCATAAAGCAGGTATGGCTTCTCCATTAAATGATTGGACTTATGCTAATTATAAAAAATGGAAAGGAGCCGTTCCCTTTGGAACTTTTTATCCCGAAGAGGGAGTTCTTACGTATGTAAAAAAGGCAGTGGAAGAGTATGAATTTTGTGGATTCAAACTCCACTGCGAAGTCTCTAAACTCAATTTAAACACTCCTGAACTTGCCGACACCTTTTTATATTTACAGGAAAAACAAATCCCCATCCTCATCCATACAGGAACGGCACCACTTCCCGGTGAGTTTACAGGGATCCAATTTTTTAAACCTTTTCTCCAAACCTATCCGAAGTTACGGATCATTGTCGCTCATATGGGAGCTCATGAAATCTCCGCCTATGCTTCGTTATTGGAAAGTTTTCCTAACTTAGGTCTTGATACCACAATGGTCTTTGTAGATTTTCTTGCGACCGGGAGAAAAGAAGATGTGGATGCGGCAGTTTTTTATCTGGAAAAATACCAGAATCAAATTTACTTTGGGTCGGATTTTCCGAACATTCCCTATAATCTAAACCATCCCATCACACGTTTTTTAGATCTACCGATTAGCGACCGGGCCAAACAAAAAATCCTACAACAAAACGCAGAAAACTTATTTTTTAAATGA
- a CDS encoding acyl-CoA dehydrogenase family protein gives MISNNYFNDNDDLIDHFDSLTPWNEVVDQYEQGFEDFAEYQKSGKEELAFAPGNYEDAIEFYRSTLEAGGDIAGNDISQIAKQMDEEGLKYKDGQVGFPKSMLDVVEKIKSAGLLPYGIHRHYGGLGLPSVVQSMLSECVSRGDGSLAITLGCMNLAETVERFGTEEMIHEFVPKMAAGELCGAMALTEPNYGSDLPNLQTKAVKGEDGTWKITGTKRFITHACGFGNAPSIILTLARTGTTTSGARGLSFFLVHSKDVFVASIEKKMGLHCSPTCEVVFENSPGILIGEEGKGLVKYSMAMMNQARLNIAAQAMGIATAAFFEGKKYAEERVQFGKTINNITAVKKMLERMEREVAAMRCILYEASFAVDQYRWKEERGKMKGLSEKDIKKDESFKKWEKLASLFTPLSKYYITEMANLVAYDAMQIHGGSGYTEDYDVARLYRDVRITNIYEGTTQLQTVACIGGIVSGMTETGIYREYLKSEMATFASSQGLNDLFKQFETVVAEYAEIDSTPLREELAFEVVESAARFHNSLLLERSIGRSKVERRNYRKSITDAYILDSSAILASNLTKIRGKKKAPITA, from the coding sequence ATGATTTCGAATAACTATTTTAATGATAACGATGACCTAATTGATCATTTTGATTCCCTTACACCTTGGAACGAGGTAGTTGACCAATACGAACAAGGTTTTGAAGACTTTGCAGAATACCAAAAATCAGGAAAGGAAGAACTCGCTTTTGCTCCGGGAAACTATGAAGACGCCATTGAATTCTATCGTTCTACTTTAGAAGCAGGTGGGGACATTGCCGGAAACGATATCTCTCAAATCGCTAAACAAATGGATGAAGAAGGTCTCAAATACAAAGATGGCCAAGTTGGATTCCCCAAATCTATGTTAGATGTCGTTGAAAAAATCAAATCGGCCGGACTCCTTCCATACGGAATCCACAGACATTATGGTGGACTAGGGTTACCTTCTGTCGTACAATCGATGTTATCTGAATGTGTTTCTCGTGGAGACGGATCCCTTGCCATCACTCTTGGTTGTATGAACCTAGCAGAAACGGTAGAACGATTCGGGACAGAAGAAATGATCCATGAATTTGTTCCAAAGATGGCAGCTGGAGAACTTTGTGGTGCGATGGCTCTGACTGAACCAAACTACGGATCGGACCTTCCTAATTTACAAACCAAAGCTGTTAAAGGTGAAGACGGAACTTGGAAGATCACAGGAACCAAACGTTTCATCACTCACGCTTGTGGTTTTGGTAACGCTCCTTCCATCATCCTCACACTTGCGAGAACAGGAACTACGACAAGTGGTGCTCGTGGACTTTCTTTCTTTTTAGTTCACTCCAAAGATGTATTTGTAGCTTCCATTGAAAAGAAAATGGGACTTCATTGTTCTCCTACTTGCGAAGTGGTGTTTGAAAACAGTCCAGGGATTCTGATTGGGGAAGAAGGAAAAGGTCTTGTCAAATACTCAATGGCCATGATGAACCAAGCTCGCCTCAACATTGCGGCCCAAGCAATGGGGATTGCCACTGCAGCTTTCTTCGAAGGAAAAAAGTATGCAGAAGAAAGAGTGCAGTTTGGAAAAACCATTAACAACATCACTGCAGTGAAAAAAATGTTGGAACGTATGGAACGAGAAGTGGCTGCCATGCGTTGTATTCTTTACGAAGCAAGTTTTGCCGTAGACCAATATCGTTGGAAAGAAGAACGAGGAAAGATGAAAGGTCTTTCTGAGAAAGACATCAAAAAAGATGAGTCTTTCAAAAAATGGGAAAAACTTGCCTCTCTTTTCACTCCACTTTCCAAATACTACATCACAGAAATGGCAAACCTTGTGGCTTATGATGCCATGCAGATCCACGGTGGATCAGGTTATACAGAAGATTATGATGTAGCAAGACTTTACCGTGATGTTCGTATTACCAATATCTATGAAGGAACGACACAATTACAAACGGTAGCTTGTATTGGTGGGATTGTTTCAGGGATGACAGAAACGGGTATTTACCGTGAATACCTAAAATCGGAAATGGCAACTTTTGCATCTAGCCAAGGATTAAACGACCTATTCAAACAATTTGAAACCGTTGTGGCTGAATATGCGGAAATTGATTCCACTCCGCTTCGGGAAGAATTGGCCTTTGAAGTCGTAGAGTCTGCAGCTCGTTTCCACAATAGTTTGTTACTCGAAAGAAGTATTGGTCGTTCTAAGGTAGAAAGAAGAAACTATCGAAAGTCGATCACAGATGCCTATATCCTTGATAGTTCGGCAATCCTTGCTTCAAACCTAACAAAGATTCGTGGAAAGAAAAAAGCTCCAATCACTGCTTAA
- a CDS encoding methyl-accepting chemotaxis protein yields MQLDPYYLKATKTINSIRSTLLVIFILGILGSLGSLHKDQLIMMLFTTFFYGMVALTQFLLLKKGKDPRAFWFVLVDILLIGSNTLGQSLMDLDIASSALKDGVNYIISFFILLYSGFLFSSKQTYIIGFFLTLVQIGSLVFAGISGMEFVDRNDTHKMAYAISLPVEIVKVFFLGMATVAIAKMVRLLTSIRDEAVQGKKTSEEHSKVMETQKEALVETGENLNQSVAALKVFADDLNSLVQNQAASIEEISASLTKISQSTENSFTFVKDQYNRIETLNEESHTLEGIVKTVRVEIDIISGQINESSKFSNLVTNSMENLNSVLSEVSNSFQKVEDVNQIMKEIADQTNLLALNASIEAARAGEHGRGFAVVAQEVAKLAENSALNASVISKTILKSKSDLLKGNVSAKDANEMALNQKNEMSKIQNKVISFNEKFIDLQRLNARVLESQKELKVLSSQLESIAKDQSLENKEVMRAAQSIEKDVQVVAENTRVLAEHIEDIQGLANRIK; encoded by the coding sequence ATGCAATTGGATCCGTATTACCTAAAGGCCACAAAAACCATCAATTCGATTCGCTCTACTTTACTTGTTATCTTTATTTTAGGAATTCTAGGCAGTCTTGGCTCACTCCATAAAGACCAACTCATCATGATGCTTTTTACGACCTTCTTTTACGGAATGGTCGCATTGACACAGTTTTTGTTATTAAAAAAAGGGAAAGATCCTCGTGCCTTTTGGTTTGTGCTTGTGGATATCCTACTCATAGGTTCTAACACCTTAGGACAAAGTCTTATGGACTTAGATATTGCATCTTCTGCTTTAAAAGACGGTGTGAACTATATTATTTCCTTTTTTATTCTCTTATATTCGGGTTTTCTTTTTTCTTCAAAACAAACCTATATCATAGGATTTTTCTTAACATTAGTGCAAATTGGATCTTTGGTTTTTGCTGGTATTTCAGGAATGGAGTTTGTGGATCGAAATGATACACATAAAATGGCTTATGCAATTTCTTTACCTGTGGAAATTGTGAAAGTTTTCTTTTTGGGAATGGCTACTGTCGCGATTGCAAAAATGGTGAGGTTACTCACTTCGATTAGAGACGAAGCTGTCCAAGGGAAAAAAACTTCTGAAGAACATTCTAAAGTGATGGAAACACAAAAAGAGGCATTGGTAGAAACTGGAGAAAATTTAAATCAATCCGTTGCCGCCTTAAAAGTGTTTGCTGATGATTTAAATAGCCTTGTTCAAAACCAAGCTGCTTCCATTGAAGAAATTTCAGCTTCGTTAACAAAAATTTCACAATCTACGGAGAACTCTTTTACTTTTGTAAAAGACCAATACAATCGAATAGAAACCTTAAATGAAGAAAGCCACACCTTAGAGGGAATCGTTAAAACGGTTCGAGTAGAGATTGATATCATTTCTGGCCAAATCAACGAATCCTCTAAATTTAGTAATTTAGTAACAAATTCGATGGAAAACTTAAATTCTGTTTTAAGTGAGGTAAGTAATAGTTTCCAGAAGGTGGAAGATGTAAACCAAATTATGAAAGAAATTGCTGACCAGACCAATCTTCTAGCCCTCAATGCCTCCATTGAGGCTGCAAGAGCAGGAGAACATGGTCGTGGGTTTGCCGTTGTTGCCCAAGAAGTTGCAAAACTGGCAGAAAATTCTGCGCTAAACGCAAGTGTTATTTCCAAAACGATTCTTAAATCGAAATCGGATTTACTCAAAGGAAATGTTTCGGCAAAAGACGCAAACGAAATGGCATTAAATCAAAAAAATGAAATGAGTAAAATTCAAAATAAGGTGATCAGTTTTAATGAAAAATTTATCGACTTGCAAAGATTAAATGCTCGTGTTTTAGAATCACAGAAGGAGCTAAAGGTGTTGTCCTCCCAGTTGGAATCCATTGCCAAAGACCAATCCCTTGAAAATAAAGAGGTGATGAGAGCGGCACAAAGTATAGAAAAAGATGTCCAAGTAGTCGCAGAAAACACGAGAGTTCTTGCTGAGCATATTGAAGACATTCAAGGATTGGCAAACCGTATCAAATGA
- the zigA gene encoding zinc metallochaperone GTPase ZigA, whose translation MTGKIPVTVLSGFLGAGKTTLLNHILANREGLRVAVIVNDMSEVNIDARLVASGGSLSRTNEKLVEMSNGCICCTLREDLLIEITKLAKEGRFDSILIESTGISEPLPIAETFTFEDETGVSLSDIVTLDSMITVVDAVNFLKDFQSLDSLRERELGAGDEDDRDIVDLLVDQVEFSNTIIVNKISLLSEEKKNRLLTILRSLNADAEIISTDYSKVPLTKVLNTGRFDFEKASQSPLWLKELRGEHVPETEEYGIKSFVYGNRRPFHPERFYKWLHSEKPGVVRAKGFVWIASKMDWVVLYSQAGNLSSYKPEGYWWASIPDEEIPDDPEVFKNLQAHWLEPWGDRRQEIVLIGRDMDEKKLRATLDKCLLSDTEYKEGPDGWAKFEDPFPDWDSMIEESEAIEDESDV comes from the coding sequence ATGACAGGAAAAATTCCCGTAACCGTCCTCTCCGGTTTTTTAGGAGCCGGCAAAACCACTCTACTCAACCACATCCTCGCAAACCGAGAGGGACTTCGTGTGGCAGTCATTGTAAACGATATGAGTGAAGTCAACATTGATGCAAGGCTCGTGGCCTCTGGTGGAAGTCTCAGCCGCACCAATGAGAAGTTAGTGGAGATGTCGAATGGTTGTATTTGTTGTACCCTTCGTGAAGATTTACTGATTGAAATCACAAAACTTGCCAAAGAGGGAAGGTTTGATTCCATCCTTATCGAATCCACTGGAATTTCAGAACCCCTTCCCATTGCCGAAACCTTTACATTTGAAGATGAAACAGGAGTTAGTTTATCAGATATTGTTACCTTGGATTCGATGATCACCGTTGTGGATGCAGTCAATTTTTTAAAAGACTTCCAAAGCCTAGACTCTTTAAGAGAACGAGAATTAGGTGCAGGTGATGAAGATGATCGGGACATTGTAGACTTACTAGTAGACCAAGTTGAATTTAGTAATACCATCATTGTAAACAAAATCAGTTTGTTATCCGAAGAAAAAAAGAATCGGCTCCTTACCATTTTACGATCCTTAAATGCCGATGCGGAAATAATATCTACCGATTATAGCAAAGTTCCCTTAACAAAGGTATTGAATACCGGGCGATTTGATTTTGAGAAAGCAAGTCAGTCCCCTTTATGGTTAAAAGAACTTCGAGGAGAACATGTTCCCGAGACAGAAGAATATGGAATCAAAAGTTTTGTGTATGGAAATAGACGTCCCTTTCATCCAGAACGATTTTACAAATGGTTGCATTCAGAAAAACCAGGCGTGGTTCGGGCCAAAGGATTTGTATGGATTGCCAGTAAAATGGATTGGGTTGTTTTGTATTCCCAAGCGGGAAACTTATCTTCCTACAAACCAGAAGGGTATTGGTGGGCCAGTATCCCTGATGAAGAAATCCCCGATGATCCAGAAGTATTTAAAAATTTACAGGCACACTGGCTGGAACCTTGGGGAGATCGGCGCCAAGAGATTGTCCTCATTGGTCGAGATATGGATGAAAAAAAACTACGGGCAACTCTCGATAAATGCCTGCTAAGTGATACAGAATATAAAGAAGGTCCTGATGGTTGGGCAAAGTTCGAAGATCCATTTCCCGATTGGGATTCTATGATAGAAGAGTCGGAAGCAATAGAGGATGAGTCAGACGTATGA
- a CDS encoding DUF1826 domain-containing protein, which yields MNSVYEVIENFSISNNKEVLFDINRKGINIAIWKRSPSRNIINYLDILSKIKNFSLQINSKEVQSIDKYLPIHYNRTVLDFAKEMLQLSNLFAMVTGLKEHNLHISTIETTQCPLYHVDFLSYRMICTYIGPSTQWIPNFNADRNHLGCGRNNHLVKDFRLVRETENFDVILMKGDTHPNDPNNGCIHKSPEIINGSRIFIRIDGS from the coding sequence ATGAACTCAGTGTATGAAGTAATAGAAAACTTTAGTATATCAAACAATAAAGAAGTGTTATTTGATATCAACCGAAAAGGGATCAATATTGCTATTTGGAAACGAAGTCCTTCAAGAAACATTATTAATTATTTAGACATTCTTTCGAAAATCAAAAATTTTTCTCTTCAGATCAATTCCAAAGAAGTCCAGTCAATTGATAAATATCTTCCGATTCATTACAACCGAACTGTATTGGATTTTGCAAAAGAAATGTTACAACTTTCCAATTTATTTGCGATGGTCACTGGATTAAAAGAACACAACTTGCACATATCAACAATAGAAACTACACAGTGTCCGTTATATCACGTTGATTTTTTGTCTTATCGGATGATCTGTACTTATATCGGACCAAGTACGCAATGGATTCCAAATTTTAACGCAGATAGAAATCATCTTGGCTGTGGCAGAAACAATCATTTAGTAAAAGATTTTAGATTAGTTAGAGAAACAGAAAACTTTGATGTTATTTTAATGAAAGGAGATACACATCCTAATGACCCAAATAACGGATGCATTCATAAATCGCCCGAAATCATTAATGGCTCCCGTATTTTTATTAGAATTGATGGAAGTTAA
- a CDS encoding type II CAAX endopeptidase family protein — translation MKSLVLYFFLAYLISWTIWLPLYLPKFGIYFLPVLPFHHAWGALGPLSAAFILNKLEDGNAGIKDLLSRMFQWKVSWFWYFIAIFSPFVLLVFATSINYFSSSKFSFDGLGGSLEFPQFGFVSFFLYNFIVYGFGEETGWRGYALPKLQKKWNALTSTVILTFLWALWHTPLFLYRPGFMAMDAFGIFGWFMSLFTGAILLTWLYNSSRGSILMVALFHGAIDIVFTSDSIDTNIMNITGFLLVVFAVFVLGLTGWKNLSKVGRQTN, via the coding sequence ATGAAATCGTTAGTGTTATATTTTTTTTTGGCGTACCTCATCTCTTGGACCATTTGGCTTCCTTTGTATTTGCCTAAGTTTGGGATTTATTTTTTACCGGTTTTGCCTTTTCATCATGCATGGGGAGCGCTTGGACCTTTGTCTGCTGCGTTTATTTTAAACAAATTAGAAGATGGCAATGCAGGTATAAAAGATCTACTCTCAAGAATGTTTCAGTGGAAAGTAAGTTGGTTTTGGTATTTCATTGCGATTTTTAGTCCCTTTGTCCTTCTTGTTTTCGCAACTTCTATCAATTATTTTAGTAGCTCAAAGTTTAGTTTTGATGGATTGGGTGGAAGCCTTGAGTTTCCCCAGTTTGGTTTTGTTTCTTTCTTTTTATACAATTTCATCGTCTATGGATTTGGGGAAGAAACTGGATGGAGAGGTTACGCCTTACCGAAGTTACAAAAAAAATGGAATGCTTTGACTTCAACGGTAATCCTTACATTTTTATGGGCGTTATGGCACACTCCGCTTTTTTTATATCGTCCTGGTTTTATGGCAATGGATGCGTTTGGAATTTTCGGATGGTTTATGTCTTTGTTTACAGGAGCCATTCTTTTGACCTGGCTCTATAATTCATCAAGAGGAAGTATTCTTATGGTGGCCCTTTTTCACGGGGCCATAGACATTGTGTTTACTTCTGACTCCATTGATACAAACATAATGAACATCACCGGGTTTTTGCTCGTTGTTTTTGCTGTGTTTGTACTTGGTTTGACGGGGTGGAAAAATTTATCCAAGGTAGGTAGGCAAACAAATTAA
- a CDS encoding HEAT repeat domain-containing protein, which yields MQKTWIFLSFFFSLTLFLNCDPVPTKEDTNPVMETVPEEQPTESLLEALDSSDPFTRSQATIQLGSREFRSAIPKLKKLLKDSEPGVRAGAAIALGDLKDKSSSTTIANLMWSDSENPKDVYLDALTRMKDPSVGNRIYPLLDDSNPTLRLQVVDALVQIGANSVGPQVLSLALKNKDREKDKTYAMALGKLKISASESYLLSLTKIQDESPTLAAAYLALGRIKAKNANEVLVNALNLPYSKGKENASMALIEIGNPSVITKVFQSLNSENAETKLYATDVLCSIPSKEAAKLAFGLLNGKDTKNWGSAAKIVGRQRYKEGRIRIEELLEKTSTPERDSFAEALGWIGDKTSIPVLRKVLLSGEKEGPYGSAWALGILGAKEAVPDLIKALDMGDAKLMVYALEALGSIADPTSLPKLKSLLADRPKMAPQILSTVALIPTEEARFIIEEATKSKNAEVYRPAMEEIAKRKDKKSIPLLLAYANGDDSEKRKLSYYALTAVTGEKFRTAKEWNEWAKSKGNL from the coding sequence ATGCAAAAGACTTGGATTTTTCTTTCTTTTTTTTTCAGCTTAACTCTCTTTTTGAATTGTGATCCCGTTCCCACAAAAGAGGATACAAATCCTGTCATGGAAACAGTGCCAGAAGAACAACCAACAGAATCACTTTTGGAAGCTCTTGATTCATCTGATCCTTTTACAAGATCCCAAGCAACAATCCAATTGGGAAGCCGGGAATTTCGTTCCGCCATTCCAAAATTAAAAAAACTTTTAAAAGACTCGGAACCTGGGGTCCGCGCAGGTGCAGCCATTGCTCTTGGTGATTTAAAAGACAAATCATCTTCCACAACGATTGCCAATTTGATGTGGTCAGATTCTGAAAATCCGAAAGATGTTTATTTGGATGCTCTCACTCGTATGAAAGATCCTTCTGTGGGAAATAGAATTTATCCTTTGTTAGATGATAGTAATCCTACGCTTCGTTTGCAAGTTGTGGATGCGTTGGTTCAAATCGGAGCCAATTCAGTTGGACCTCAAGTTTTAAGTTTGGCTTTAAAAAACAAAGATAGGGAAAAAGACAAAACCTATGCGATGGCACTAGGAAAACTAAAAATTTCTGCCTCCGAATCCTATTTGTTAAGTTTGACAAAAATTCAAGATGAATCTCCTACCCTTGCTGCGGCCTATCTGGCACTTGGACGAATCAAAGCAAAAAATGCCAATGAAGTTCTTGTAAATGCACTGAATCTTCCCTATAGCAAAGGAAAAGAAAATGCATCCATGGCTCTCATTGAAATTGGAAATCCTTCTGTGATTACAAAAGTTTTCCAATCCCTAAACTCTGAAAATGCGGAAACGAAACTTTATGCGACTGACGTACTTTGTTCGATCCCATCGAAAGAAGCAGCCAAGTTAGCCTTTGGTCTGTTAAATGGAAAGGATACCAAAAATTGGGGAAGTGCAGCAAAGATTGTTGGTAGACAAAGGTATAAGGAAGGACGGATACGAATCGAAGAATTATTAGAAAAAACTTCTACACCTGAGCGAGATAGTTTTGCAGAAGCCCTAGGTTGGATTGGAGACAAAACTTCCATTCCCGTCCTTCGAAAGGTTTTGTTATCTGGGGAAAAAGAAGGGCCTTATGGTTCTGCTTGGGCTCTCGGTATCCTTGGTGCCAAAGAAGCAGTTCCTGATCTCATCAAAGCACTTGATATGGGTGATGCCAAATTAATGGTGTATGCTTTGGAAGCTCTTGGTTCTATCGCCGATCCAACAAGCCTTCCCAAACTCAAAAGTTTGTTAGCTGATAGGCCCAAAATGGCTCCGCAAATTCTATCTACTGTGGCACTCATTCCTACAGAAGAAGCTCGTTTCATTATCGAAGAAGCAACCAAATCAAAAAATGCCGAAGTATACAGGCCGGCGATGGAAGAAATTGCAAAACGAAAAGATAAAAAATCCATTCCTCTTTTGTTAGCTTATGCCAACGGTGATGATTCTGAAAAACGTAAACTCAGTTACTATGCACTCACTGCTGTGACAGGAGAAAAATTTCGCACAGCCAAAGAGTGGAATGAGTGGGCCAAATCCAAAGGTAATTTATAA
- a CDS encoding di-heme oxidoredictase family protein, with protein sequence MRKLLILFFLSFTFYFGCAFVETNTCPTGVGLSEIVYSSSVMGCEKEKKLCEDGSCLALLGLVQTNRNPWDYEEGEELSGGRAMTSFVTDARAFLQFGKNSPLNTISDFTVGQAVFEVPWTAGFSASLPDRDGLGPFFHTNSCLGCHIGNGRAVEDDGDPLVFTLVRLGVGAKGNDPEPVYGTQFQPNAVAGVAPEGTVHFEYDTIDGKYQDGNTYSLRKPNLVFSGLGYGPLHPNHKTSVRLTQQVIGLGLLESVPEENILSRSDPMDLDGDGISGMPNWIWDLSGSGKSLGRFGWKANAPSLKRQNSAAFSGDIGITSPMLGSENCSSSQTSCANAIGGGKPEVSEDKITAITKYMQLVAVPVRRNPNTTAILNGKKHFFLAGCHKCHTEKLVTGNQTPFAQLANQTIRPYTDLLLHDMGEALSDGKADGEATETEWRTAPLWGIGLLGTVNGKARYLHDGRAKTLDEAILWHGGEAEKSKKYFLALNVSERAGLIRFLLSL encoded by the coding sequence ATGAGAAAATTATTAATTCTATTTTTTCTATCATTCACTTTCTATTTTGGATGTGCATTTGTTGAAACAAATACATGTCCTACAGGAGTGGGGTTATCCGAAATTGTTTATTCCTCATCCGTAATGGGATGTGAGAAAGAGAAAAAATTATGTGAAGATGGTTCCTGTTTGGCCTTACTTGGGCTAGTCCAAACCAACCGAAACCCATGGGATTATGAAGAGGGAGAAGAACTTTCGGGCGGAAGGGCAATGACAAGTTTTGTGACGGATGCCCGCGCTTTTCTCCAGTTCGGAAAAAATTCGCCATTAAATACAATCTCTGATTTTACGGTGGGCCAAGCAGTATTTGAAGTGCCGTGGACTGCAGGTTTTTCGGCTAGTCTTCCTGATCGTGATGGACTTGGACCTTTCTTCCATACAAATTCTTGTTTGGGATGTCATATAGGAAACGGAAGGGCAGTGGAAGACGATGGAGACCCTTTGGTTTTCACCTTGGTAAGGTTAGGTGTTGGAGCAAAAGGGAATGATCCTGAACCAGTCTATGGAACTCAATTCCAACCAAATGCAGTCGCTGGTGTGGCTCCAGAAGGCACTGTCCATTTTGAATATGATACTATTGATGGAAAATATCAGGATGGTAATACTTATTCTCTGAGAAAACCAAATTTGGTATTTAGTGGGCTCGGTTACGGTCCGCTTCACCCAAATCACAAAACTTCTGTTCGGTTGACACAACAGGTCATAGGACTTGGACTTTTGGAATCGGTACCAGAAGAAAATATCTTAAGTCGGTCTGATCCAATGGATTTGGATGGAGATGGAATTTCTGGAATGCCCAATTGGATCTGGGATCTTTCTGGGAGTGGGAAGTCTCTTGGTCGGTTTGGATGGAAAGCAAACGCTCCCAGTCTCAAACGTCAAAATTCAGCGGCCTTTTCTGGTGATATTGGTATCACAAGTCCAATGTTAGGTTCCGAAAATTGTTCATCTTCGCAAACCTCATGTGCCAATGCAATCGGTGGTGGTAAACCTGAGGTTTCAGAAGATAAAATCACTGCCATCACAAAGTATATGCAATTGGTTGCAGTACCTGTCCGCCGTAACCCAAATACGACGGCAATATTAAATGGTAAAAAACATTTTTTCCTAGCAGGGTGTCACAAGTGTCATACAGAAAAGCTGGTAACGGGAAATCAAACTCCTTTTGCTCAACTTGCCAATCAAACCATTCGTCCTTATACCGACCTTCTTTTGCATGATATGGGTGAAGCATTAAGTGATGGCAAAGCGGATGGTGAAGCAACAGAAACAGAGTGGAGAACGGCCCCACTCTGGGGGATAGGGCTTTTGGGAACGGTGAATGGAAAAGCTCGTTATTTACATGATGGGAGAGCTAAAACTTTGGATGAAGCGATCCTCTGGCATGGTGGAGAAGCAGAAAAAAGCAAAAAATATTTTTTAGCACTGAATGTATCAGAACGTGCAGGTCTGATACGATTTTTGTTATCATTATAA